Proteins encoded within one genomic window of Oncorhynchus tshawytscha isolate Ot180627B linkage group LG02, Otsh_v2.0, whole genome shotgun sequence:
- the LOC112265216 gene encoding trafficking kinesin-binding protein 1 isoform X8, translating to MECDLLERVDRGSHDVSTLTELCSGGDSEVEIVSLLSEGLPNYTLRADCMFGYDHDDWLHTPLLPPEVALGLTHDQIEETLKYFLLCSERVGQVTKTYHDIEAVTHLLEENEEHQTAVVLQKERDLELAARIGQSLLKQNRDLTARNELMDEQLEIAKEEIAQLRHELSMRDDLLHLYASTEEIENASDSHALMKRNESSNSLSNFVNYDFIQQKLKGLEEENLKLRCEANELTSETANYEEQEQELMMVCVEELTSVNKQVVDLSDELARKVEDTLRQQEEISSLLAQIVDLQARCKRLTTDNEELTQHLSASRESQSQLKSELNYLQDKYSECEDMLREAREDIKNLRNKSLPNSTVQRYSSLSAVFPMDSLAAEIEGTFRKGLDVPAPSEYKNHPWRVFETVKVVNQASRLRSRCHSPGQVPGSSPVSLRSSRASTPRTSYYGSDSASLTLEDKPPSAVSRLAEVANTEDSSVSGPKRLGMPGMPGGQDLEAALRCLSDRQQSHASERPFFEVERERKLRALAAACQRGSEKGEGVGELGSSGFLTPNDSLVSSSVASTGTNYSNGSSQHSSAGSGGSRSYLPDRLQIVKPLEGSVTLHHWQQLAKPNLGGILHPRPGVLTKDFRELEIDLQHVYSLNDLEEDEPDLLQLSHGLAAGAHGTMAFALAACPLVGAVSI from the exons ATGGAGTGCGACCTCCTGGAAAGAGTGGATAGGGGAAGCCATGATGTGTCCACCCTCACTG aacTTTGTTCAGGTGGCGATAGTGAGGTGGAGATAGTGAGCCTGCTGTCTGAGGGACTGCCTAACTACACTCTGCGGGCAGACTGCATGTTTGGCTACGACCACGACGACTGGCTCCACACTCCTCTGCTGCCCCCGGAGGTTGCCCTGGGACTCACACATGACCAGATAGAAGAGACACTCAAGTACTTCT TGCTGTGTTCAGAGAGAGTGGGCCAGGTCACTAAGACGTACCATGACATCGAGGCTGTCACCCACCTACTGGAAGAG AATGAAGAACATCAAACCGCTGTCGTCTTGCAGAAAGAGCGGGACCTCGAGTTGGCGGCCCGGATCGGCCAATCACTGCTCAAGCAGAATCGGGATCTAACGGCACGGAATGAGTTAATGGACGAACAGCTGGAGATCGCTAAGGAAGAG ATAGCCCAGCTGCGACATGAGCTCTCCATGAGAGACGACCTGCTCCACTTGTACGCCAGCACAGAGGAGATCGAGAACGCCTCCGACTCACACGCACT AATGAAGAGGAATGAGTCGTCTAACTCCCTCAGTAACTTTGTCAATTATGACTTCATACAGCAGAAACTCAAAGGTCTGGAGGAGGAGAACCTCAAACTACGCTGTGAG GCCAATGAACTGACGTCAGAGACCGCTAACTATGAGGAACAAGAGCAGGAGctgatgatggtgtgtgtggaggAACTCA cctcTGTGAATAAGCAGGTGGTGGACCTGTCTGATGAGTTGGCCCGTAAGGTGGAGGACACCCTCAGGCAGCAGGAGGAGATCAGCTCCCTGCTCGCACAAATAGTCGACCTGCAGGCACGCTGCAAAAGG CTCACCACTGACAACGAAGAGCTGACCCAGCACCTGAGTGCCTCACGGGAGAGCCAATCACAGCTCAAATCAGAG CTAAACTACCTGCAGGACAAGTACTCAGAGTGTGAGGACATGCTACGGGAGGCCAGAGAGGACATTAAGAACCTGCGCAACAAGAGCTTGCCCAACAGCACGGTGCAGCGCTACAGCTCCCTATCAGCCGTGTTCCCCATGGACTCCCTGGCAGCAGAGATAGAGGGGACCTTCCGCAAGGGCCTGGACGTCCCCGCCCCCTCCGAGTACAA GAATCACCCGTGGCGCGTGTTTGAGACGGTGAAGGTGGTGAACCAAGCGTCGAGGCTGCGGTCGCGGTGCCACTCCCCCGGCCAGGTGCCCGGCTCCAGCCCTGTGTCGCTGCGCTCCAGCCGTGCCTCCACCCCCCGTACCAGCTACTACGGCTCAGATAGCGCCAGCCTCACCTTGGAGGACAAACCACCTAGTGCCGTATCGAGACTAGCAGAGGTGGCAAACACTGAGGACAGCAG TGTAAGTGGCCCTAAGCGTCTGGGTATGCCGGGCATGCCTGGAGGCCAGGACCTTGAAGCCGCCCTCCGCTGTTTATCTGACCGCCAGCAGAGCCATGCCTCAGAGCGCCCCTTCTTTGAGGTGGAGCGTGAACGCAAACTCCGCGCCCTGGCCGCCGCCTGCCAGCGGGGCAGCGAGAAGGGTGAGGGGGTGGGCGAGCTGGGCTCCAGCGGGTTCCTTACGCCCAACGACAGCCTGGTGTCCAGCTCTGTGGCGTCGACAGGCACCAACTACTCCAATGGCAGCTCGCAGCACTCCTCGGCCGGATCGGGGGGGTCGCGCTCCTACCTACCTGACCGCCTGCAGATTGTCAAGCCCCTGGAAG GCTCAGTGACCCTGCACCACTGGCAGCAGCTGGCCAAGCCCAACCTGGGAGGTATCCTGCACCCTCGCCCGGGGGTCCTCACCAAAGACTTCCGGGAGCTGGAGATCGACCTCCAACACGTCTACAGCCTCAATGACCTGGAGGAGGACGAGCCTGACCTATTACAGCTCTCCCATGGCCTGGCTGCCGGAGCCCATGGCACCATGG CCTTTGCTCTCGCAGCCTGTCCGCTCGTGGGAGCTGTGAGCATCTGA
- the LOC112265216 gene encoding trafficking kinesin-binding protein 1 isoform X5 — protein MECDLLERVDRGSHDVSTLTELCSGGDSEVEIVSLLSEGLPNYTLRADCMFGYDHDDWLHTPLLPPEVALGLTHDQIEETLKYFLLCSERVGQVTKTYHDIEAVTHLLEENEEHQTAVVLQKERDLELAARIGQSLLKQNRDLTARNELMDEQLEIAKEEIAQLRHELSMRDDLLHLYASTEEIENASDSHALMKRNESSNSLSNFVNYDFIQQKLKGLEEENLKLRCEANELTSETANYEEQEQELMMVCVEELTSVNKQVVDLSDELARKVEDTLRQQEEISSLLAQIVDLQARCKRLTTDNEELTQHLSASRESQSQLKSELNYLQDKYSECEDMLREAREDIKNLRNKSLPNSTVQRYSSLSAVFPMDSLAAEIEGTFRKGLDVPAPSEYKNHPWRVFETVKVVNQASRLRSRCHSPGQVPGSSPVSLRSSRASTPRTSYYGSDSASLTLEDKPPSAVSRLAEVANTEDSSVSGPKRLGMPGMPGGQDLEAALRCLSDRQQSHASERPFFEVERERKLRALAAACQRGSEKGEGVGELGSSGFLTPNDSLVSSSVASTGTNYSNGSSQHSSAGSGGSRSYLPDRLQIVKPLEGSVTLHHWQQLAKPNLGGILHPRPGVLTKDFRELEIDLQHVYSLNDLEEDEPDLLQLSHGLAAGAHGTMVTPPSSGPNLPQTLPTHTVTTCRRHHPSLLLPSFSTRMWSIILNLLRKQHVTHLLGLLSWTPWPLCSS, from the exons ATGGAGTGCGACCTCCTGGAAAGAGTGGATAGGGGAAGCCATGATGTGTCCACCCTCACTG aacTTTGTTCAGGTGGCGATAGTGAGGTGGAGATAGTGAGCCTGCTGTCTGAGGGACTGCCTAACTACACTCTGCGGGCAGACTGCATGTTTGGCTACGACCACGACGACTGGCTCCACACTCCTCTGCTGCCCCCGGAGGTTGCCCTGGGACTCACACATGACCAGATAGAAGAGACACTCAAGTACTTCT TGCTGTGTTCAGAGAGAGTGGGCCAGGTCACTAAGACGTACCATGACATCGAGGCTGTCACCCACCTACTGGAAGAG AATGAAGAACATCAAACCGCTGTCGTCTTGCAGAAAGAGCGGGACCTCGAGTTGGCGGCCCGGATCGGCCAATCACTGCTCAAGCAGAATCGGGATCTAACGGCACGGAATGAGTTAATGGACGAACAGCTGGAGATCGCTAAGGAAGAG ATAGCCCAGCTGCGACATGAGCTCTCCATGAGAGACGACCTGCTCCACTTGTACGCCAGCACAGAGGAGATCGAGAACGCCTCCGACTCACACGCACT AATGAAGAGGAATGAGTCGTCTAACTCCCTCAGTAACTTTGTCAATTATGACTTCATACAGCAGAAACTCAAAGGTCTGGAGGAGGAGAACCTCAAACTACGCTGTGAG GCCAATGAACTGACGTCAGAGACCGCTAACTATGAGGAACAAGAGCAGGAGctgatgatggtgtgtgtggaggAACTCA cctcTGTGAATAAGCAGGTGGTGGACCTGTCTGATGAGTTGGCCCGTAAGGTGGAGGACACCCTCAGGCAGCAGGAGGAGATCAGCTCCCTGCTCGCACAAATAGTCGACCTGCAGGCACGCTGCAAAAGG CTCACCACTGACAACGAAGAGCTGACCCAGCACCTGAGTGCCTCACGGGAGAGCCAATCACAGCTCAAATCAGAG CTAAACTACCTGCAGGACAAGTACTCAGAGTGTGAGGACATGCTACGGGAGGCCAGAGAGGACATTAAGAACCTGCGCAACAAGAGCTTGCCCAACAGCACGGTGCAGCGCTACAGCTCCCTATCAGCCGTGTTCCCCATGGACTCCCTGGCAGCAGAGATAGAGGGGACCTTCCGCAAGGGCCTGGACGTCCCCGCCCCCTCCGAGTACAA GAATCACCCGTGGCGCGTGTTTGAGACGGTGAAGGTGGTGAACCAAGCGTCGAGGCTGCGGTCGCGGTGCCACTCCCCCGGCCAGGTGCCCGGCTCCAGCCCTGTGTCGCTGCGCTCCAGCCGTGCCTCCACCCCCCGTACCAGCTACTACGGCTCAGATAGCGCCAGCCTCACCTTGGAGGACAAACCACCTAGTGCCGTATCGAGACTAGCAGAGGTGGCAAACACTGAGGACAGCAG TGTAAGTGGCCCTAAGCGTCTGGGTATGCCGGGCATGCCTGGAGGCCAGGACCTTGAAGCCGCCCTCCGCTGTTTATCTGACCGCCAGCAGAGCCATGCCTCAGAGCGCCCCTTCTTTGAGGTGGAGCGTGAACGCAAACTCCGCGCCCTGGCCGCCGCCTGCCAGCGGGGCAGCGAGAAGGGTGAGGGGGTGGGCGAGCTGGGCTCCAGCGGGTTCCTTACGCCCAACGACAGCCTGGTGTCCAGCTCTGTGGCGTCGACAGGCACCAACTACTCCAATGGCAGCTCGCAGCACTCCTCGGCCGGATCGGGGGGGTCGCGCTCCTACCTACCTGACCGCCTGCAGATTGTCAAGCCCCTGGAAG GCTCAGTGACCCTGCACCACTGGCAGCAGCTGGCCAAGCCCAACCTGGGAGGTATCCTGCACCCTCGCCCGGGGGTCCTCACCAAAGACTTCCGGGAGCTGGAGATCGACCTCCAACACGTCTACAGCCTCAATGACCTGGAGGAGGACGAGCCTGACCTATTACAGCTCTCCCATGGCCTGGCTGCCGGAGCCCATGGCACCATGG TCACTCCTCCATCCTCTGGCCCCAACCTACCCCAGACCCTTCCCACCCACACCGTCACCACCTGTCGGCGCCACCACCCATccctcctgctcccctccttctccaccaG GATGTGGTCCATTATCTTGAATCTACTTCGTAAGCAACATGTCACACACTTGCTTGGCTTGCTATCTTGGACACCATGGCCCCTGTGCTCATCTTAA
- the LOC112265216 gene encoding trafficking kinesin-binding protein 1 isoform X6 has product MECDLLERVDRGSHDVSTLTELCSGGDSEVEIVSLLSEGLPNYTLRADCMFGYDHDDWLHTPLLPPEVALGLTHDQIEETLKYFLLCSERVGQVTKTYHDIEAVTHLLEENEEHQTAVVLQKERDLELAARIGQSLLKQNRDLTARNELMDEQLEIAKEEIAQLRHELSMRDDLLHLYASTEEIENASDSHALMKRNESSNSLSNFVNYDFIQQKLKGLEEENLKLRCEANELTSETANYEEQEQELMMVCVEELTSVNKQVVDLSDELARKVEDTLRQQEEISSLLAQIVDLQARCKRLTTDNEELTQHLSASRESQSQLKSELNYLQDKYSECEDMLREAREDIKNLRNKSLPNSTVQRYSSLSAVFPMDSLAAEIEGTFRKGLDVPAPSEYKNHPWRVFETVKVVNQASRLRSRCHSPGQVPGSSPVSLRSSRASTPRTSYYGSDSASLTLEDKPPSAVSRLAEVANTEDSSVSGPKRLGMPGMPGGQDLEAALRCLSDRQQSHASERPFFEVERERKLRALAAACQRGSEKGEGVGELGSSGFLTPNDSLVSSSVASTGTNYSNGSSQHSSAGSGGSRSYLPDRLQIVKPLEGSVTLHHWQQLAKPNLGGILHPRPGVLTKDFRELEIDLQHVYSLNDLEEDEPDLLQLSHGLAAGAHGTMVTPPSSGPNLPQTLPTHTVTTCRRHHPSLLLPSFSTSGRKRWSKHFLQL; this is encoded by the exons ATGGAGTGCGACCTCCTGGAAAGAGTGGATAGGGGAAGCCATGATGTGTCCACCCTCACTG aacTTTGTTCAGGTGGCGATAGTGAGGTGGAGATAGTGAGCCTGCTGTCTGAGGGACTGCCTAACTACACTCTGCGGGCAGACTGCATGTTTGGCTACGACCACGACGACTGGCTCCACACTCCTCTGCTGCCCCCGGAGGTTGCCCTGGGACTCACACATGACCAGATAGAAGAGACACTCAAGTACTTCT TGCTGTGTTCAGAGAGAGTGGGCCAGGTCACTAAGACGTACCATGACATCGAGGCTGTCACCCACCTACTGGAAGAG AATGAAGAACATCAAACCGCTGTCGTCTTGCAGAAAGAGCGGGACCTCGAGTTGGCGGCCCGGATCGGCCAATCACTGCTCAAGCAGAATCGGGATCTAACGGCACGGAATGAGTTAATGGACGAACAGCTGGAGATCGCTAAGGAAGAG ATAGCCCAGCTGCGACATGAGCTCTCCATGAGAGACGACCTGCTCCACTTGTACGCCAGCACAGAGGAGATCGAGAACGCCTCCGACTCACACGCACT AATGAAGAGGAATGAGTCGTCTAACTCCCTCAGTAACTTTGTCAATTATGACTTCATACAGCAGAAACTCAAAGGTCTGGAGGAGGAGAACCTCAAACTACGCTGTGAG GCCAATGAACTGACGTCAGAGACCGCTAACTATGAGGAACAAGAGCAGGAGctgatgatggtgtgtgtggaggAACTCA cctcTGTGAATAAGCAGGTGGTGGACCTGTCTGATGAGTTGGCCCGTAAGGTGGAGGACACCCTCAGGCAGCAGGAGGAGATCAGCTCCCTGCTCGCACAAATAGTCGACCTGCAGGCACGCTGCAAAAGG CTCACCACTGACAACGAAGAGCTGACCCAGCACCTGAGTGCCTCACGGGAGAGCCAATCACAGCTCAAATCAGAG CTAAACTACCTGCAGGACAAGTACTCAGAGTGTGAGGACATGCTACGGGAGGCCAGAGAGGACATTAAGAACCTGCGCAACAAGAGCTTGCCCAACAGCACGGTGCAGCGCTACAGCTCCCTATCAGCCGTGTTCCCCATGGACTCCCTGGCAGCAGAGATAGAGGGGACCTTCCGCAAGGGCCTGGACGTCCCCGCCCCCTCCGAGTACAA GAATCACCCGTGGCGCGTGTTTGAGACGGTGAAGGTGGTGAACCAAGCGTCGAGGCTGCGGTCGCGGTGCCACTCCCCCGGCCAGGTGCCCGGCTCCAGCCCTGTGTCGCTGCGCTCCAGCCGTGCCTCCACCCCCCGTACCAGCTACTACGGCTCAGATAGCGCCAGCCTCACCTTGGAGGACAAACCACCTAGTGCCGTATCGAGACTAGCAGAGGTGGCAAACACTGAGGACAGCAG TGTAAGTGGCCCTAAGCGTCTGGGTATGCCGGGCATGCCTGGAGGCCAGGACCTTGAAGCCGCCCTCCGCTGTTTATCTGACCGCCAGCAGAGCCATGCCTCAGAGCGCCCCTTCTTTGAGGTGGAGCGTGAACGCAAACTCCGCGCCCTGGCCGCCGCCTGCCAGCGGGGCAGCGAGAAGGGTGAGGGGGTGGGCGAGCTGGGCTCCAGCGGGTTCCTTACGCCCAACGACAGCCTGGTGTCCAGCTCTGTGGCGTCGACAGGCACCAACTACTCCAATGGCAGCTCGCAGCACTCCTCGGCCGGATCGGGGGGGTCGCGCTCCTACCTACCTGACCGCCTGCAGATTGTCAAGCCCCTGGAAG GCTCAGTGACCCTGCACCACTGGCAGCAGCTGGCCAAGCCCAACCTGGGAGGTATCCTGCACCCTCGCCCGGGGGTCCTCACCAAAGACTTCCGGGAGCTGGAGATCGACCTCCAACACGTCTACAGCCTCAATGACCTGGAGGAGGACGAGCCTGACCTATTACAGCTCTCCCATGGCCTGGCTGCCGGAGCCCATGGCACCATGG TCACTCCTCCATCCTCTGGCCCCAACCTACCCCAGACCCTTCCCACCCACACCGTCACCACCTGTCGGCGCCACCACCCATccctcctgctcccctccttctccaccaG TGGTAGGAAACGCTGGTCCAAGCACTTTCTTCAGCTCTAA
- the LOC112265216 gene encoding trafficking kinesin-binding protein 1 isoform X7 encodes MECDLLERVDRGSHDVSTLTELCSGGDSEVEIVSLLSEGLPNYTLRADCMFGYDHDDWLHTPLLPPEVALGLTHDQIEETLKYFLLCSERVGQVTKTYHDIEAVTHLLEENEEHQTAVVLQKERDLELAARIGQSLLKQNRDLTARNELMDEQLEIAKEEIAQLRHELSMRDDLLHLYASTEEIENASDSHALMKRNESSNSLSNFVNYDFIQQKLKGLEEENLKLRCEANELTSETANYEEQEQELMMVCVEELTSVNKQVVDLSDELARKVEDTLRQQEEISSLLAQIVDLQARCKRLTTDNEELTQHLSASRESQSQLKSELNYLQDKYSECEDMLREAREDIKNLRNKSLPNSTVQRYSSLSAVFPMDSLAAEIEGTFRKGLDVPAPSEYKNHPWRVFETVKVVNQASRLRSRCHSPGQVPGSSPVSLRSSRASTPRTSYYGSDSASLTLEDKPPSAVSRLAEVANTEDSSVSGPKRLGMPGMPGGQDLEAALRCLSDRQQSHASERPFFEVERERKLRALAAACQRGSEKGEGVGELGSSGFLTPNDSLVSSSVASTGTNYSNGSSQHSSAGSGGSRSYLPDRLQIVKPLEGSVTLHHWQQLAKPNLGGILHPRPGVLTKDFRELEIDLQHVYSLNDLEEDEPDLLQLSHGLAAGAHGTMGPSDWVRENDQALTLEPSIWITCLLWSISP; translated from the exons ATGGAGTGCGACCTCCTGGAAAGAGTGGATAGGGGAAGCCATGATGTGTCCACCCTCACTG aacTTTGTTCAGGTGGCGATAGTGAGGTGGAGATAGTGAGCCTGCTGTCTGAGGGACTGCCTAACTACACTCTGCGGGCAGACTGCATGTTTGGCTACGACCACGACGACTGGCTCCACACTCCTCTGCTGCCCCCGGAGGTTGCCCTGGGACTCACACATGACCAGATAGAAGAGACACTCAAGTACTTCT TGCTGTGTTCAGAGAGAGTGGGCCAGGTCACTAAGACGTACCATGACATCGAGGCTGTCACCCACCTACTGGAAGAG AATGAAGAACATCAAACCGCTGTCGTCTTGCAGAAAGAGCGGGACCTCGAGTTGGCGGCCCGGATCGGCCAATCACTGCTCAAGCAGAATCGGGATCTAACGGCACGGAATGAGTTAATGGACGAACAGCTGGAGATCGCTAAGGAAGAG ATAGCCCAGCTGCGACATGAGCTCTCCATGAGAGACGACCTGCTCCACTTGTACGCCAGCACAGAGGAGATCGAGAACGCCTCCGACTCACACGCACT AATGAAGAGGAATGAGTCGTCTAACTCCCTCAGTAACTTTGTCAATTATGACTTCATACAGCAGAAACTCAAAGGTCTGGAGGAGGAGAACCTCAAACTACGCTGTGAG GCCAATGAACTGACGTCAGAGACCGCTAACTATGAGGAACAAGAGCAGGAGctgatgatggtgtgtgtggaggAACTCA cctcTGTGAATAAGCAGGTGGTGGACCTGTCTGATGAGTTGGCCCGTAAGGTGGAGGACACCCTCAGGCAGCAGGAGGAGATCAGCTCCCTGCTCGCACAAATAGTCGACCTGCAGGCACGCTGCAAAAGG CTCACCACTGACAACGAAGAGCTGACCCAGCACCTGAGTGCCTCACGGGAGAGCCAATCACAGCTCAAATCAGAG CTAAACTACCTGCAGGACAAGTACTCAGAGTGTGAGGACATGCTACGGGAGGCCAGAGAGGACATTAAGAACCTGCGCAACAAGAGCTTGCCCAACAGCACGGTGCAGCGCTACAGCTCCCTATCAGCCGTGTTCCCCATGGACTCCCTGGCAGCAGAGATAGAGGGGACCTTCCGCAAGGGCCTGGACGTCCCCGCCCCCTCCGAGTACAA GAATCACCCGTGGCGCGTGTTTGAGACGGTGAAGGTGGTGAACCAAGCGTCGAGGCTGCGGTCGCGGTGCCACTCCCCCGGCCAGGTGCCCGGCTCCAGCCCTGTGTCGCTGCGCTCCAGCCGTGCCTCCACCCCCCGTACCAGCTACTACGGCTCAGATAGCGCCAGCCTCACCTTGGAGGACAAACCACCTAGTGCCGTATCGAGACTAGCAGAGGTGGCAAACACTGAGGACAGCAG TGTAAGTGGCCCTAAGCGTCTGGGTATGCCGGGCATGCCTGGAGGCCAGGACCTTGAAGCCGCCCTCCGCTGTTTATCTGACCGCCAGCAGAGCCATGCCTCAGAGCGCCCCTTCTTTGAGGTGGAGCGTGAACGCAAACTCCGCGCCCTGGCCGCCGCCTGCCAGCGGGGCAGCGAGAAGGGTGAGGGGGTGGGCGAGCTGGGCTCCAGCGGGTTCCTTACGCCCAACGACAGCCTGGTGTCCAGCTCTGTGGCGTCGACAGGCACCAACTACTCCAATGGCAGCTCGCAGCACTCCTCGGCCGGATCGGGGGGGTCGCGCTCCTACCTACCTGACCGCCTGCAGATTGTCAAGCCCCTGGAAG GCTCAGTGACCCTGCACCACTGGCAGCAGCTGGCCAAGCCCAACCTGGGAGGTATCCTGCACCCTCGCCCGGGGGTCCTCACCAAAGACTTCCGGGAGCTGGAGATCGACCTCCAACACGTCTACAGCCTCAATGACCTGGAGGAGGACGAGCCTGACCTATTACAGCTCTCCCATGGCCTGGCTGCCGGAGCCCATGGCACCATGG GTCCGTCAGATTGGGTAAGGGAGAACGATCAAGCATTGACACTGGAACCTTCTATTTGGATAACATGTCTACTGTGGTCCATATCCCCCTAA